From a single Candoia aspera isolate rCanAsp1 chromosome 2, rCanAsp1.hap2, whole genome shotgun sequence genomic region:
- the RLN3 gene encoding relaxin-3, with the protein MHKFLLALVLGVLLSEKWLVSEARTPPYGVKLCGREFIRAVIFTCGGSRWRRAGNLSALLGGDSAEAFDATSSSNEWNPVHSSPQDPSDSYGSWRGQQSYALSEEPWPLARGARDIMAGLSNACCKWGCSKREISSLC; encoded by the exons ATGCACAAGTTCCTCCTGGCTCTGGTGCTTGGGGTGCTGCTCTCAGAGAAATGGCTGGTGAGTGAAGCCAGGACACCCCCCTATGGCGTTAAGCTGTGCGGCAGGGAGTTCATCCGTGCTGTCATCTTCACGTGTGGAGGATCCCGCTGGAGACGAGCAG GAAATCTCAGTGCCCTCCTTGGTGGAGATTCTGCAGAAGCCTTTGATGCAACATCATCATCCAATGAATGGAATCCAGTCCATTCCTCCCCACAGGATCCCTCTGACAGTTATGGGAGCTGGAGAGGCCAGCAGAGCTATGCCCTCTCTGAAGAGCCCTGGCCTTTGGCTCGTGGAGCCCGAGATATTATGGCAGGCCTGAGCAATGCCTGTTGCAAGTGGGGCTGCAGCAAGCGTGAAATCAGCTCTTTATGTTAG